TAACAAATGCATTTTCACTTCCAAAAATGATAAGCACAATATAATACAGAATAAATACAACAGTTAATTGTAGTAACAAGCCTATAAAATAGCGGGTTAGTAAATGGTTTATTTTGGTAATCGAGTTGATAATTTTATCTTCATTATTGTCAGGAAGAATTCTTTTAGCATTTTCTTTAAATATGTTTTGATCTTTAATAAAGAAGAATGTAATAAAAAACACAGATACTAATCCCATTCCTAAACCAGCAAGCATATTTATGATAGAATTAATAAAGGCTGTAAAATAACTAAAATCTAGTTTAGAAGTTATTTCAGGGTTTTTTAATAGTGATTGAAGATCAATATGTTGTAAGTTGAAGTAATTCTCAAAATCACGCTCAATTAATAGGAGTTGTTCTTGTAGACTTTTAGTGTCTAGGAGCGATAAATTGTTAGCCTGTGATATAATTAAAGGAACAAACAATAGTATGAATCCGATCATCAATAAGACAAAGAAAACGACAGTTGTTGCCGCAGCAAAAGAACCACTGAATTTTAATTTATGTTTTAAGAAATTTACAAATGGGTTTGCAATTAAACACAATATTAATGAAACGCACAAGTAGATAATTACAGTTTGTATTTGATATAAGAAATACAAAATTAGCGATACTATCAATATAGT
The nucleotide sequence above comes from Flavobacterium branchiarum. Encoded proteins:
- a CDS encoding AI-2E family transporter, giving the protein MITSKVISTGILRAITTILIVSLILYFLYQIQTVIIYLCVSLILCLIANPFVNFLKHKLKFSGSFAAATTVVFFVLLMIGFILLFVPLIISQANNLSLLDTKSLQEQLLLIERDFENYFNLQHIDLQSLLKNPEITSKLDFSYFTAFINSIINMLAGLGMGLVSVFFITFFFIKDQNIFKENAKRILPDNNEDKIINSITKINHLLTRYFIGLLLQLTVVFILYYIVLIIFGSENAFVIAFLCAVLNIIPYVGPLIGTTLAALLTMMSLIGADFQTVILPKTIYIVIGFLLVQAVDNNISQPIISSKSVNSHPLEIFLITLISGITFGIVGMIIAIPFYTCLKVIAKEFFPNNKVVIVLTEKI